From a region of the Paenibacillus lutimineralis genome:
- a CDS encoding ABC transporter ATP-binding protein has product MLRDFFSYYRPYKNLFLLDFTCAVVAGLLELGFPIAVNQFVDKLLPGKDWSLIAMACAALLGIYILNTVLNYIVTYWGHMLGVNIETDMRKNMFEHLQKLSFKFYDNHKTGHLMSRLSNDLDNIGEVAHHGPEDVFIAGMTLVGSFLLMLSINWKLAVLTFLVVPVLVWAALHFNRQMTKTYRGLFGALADFNSRVEENIGGIRVVQAFANEEHENKLFAENNGLYRRTKLRAYKIMAGSFSVNYMLIRLVSLFVMICGTWFVIRGELSYGEFVGFLLLANVFVRPIEKINAIIESYPKGIAGFKRYMEIMNTEPDVADKADALEVGQLKGDIAFQNVSFGYDGKDRVLNNISLNIHAGETIAFVGPSGAGKTTLCSLLPRFYEVDGGRITVDGTDIRDVTLSSLRRNIGIVQQDVYLFSGSIRENIAYGKLGASDEEIWTAARRAQLEDFIEAQPEGMNTVIGERGVKLSGGQKQRLAIARMFLKNPPILILDEATSALDTETELAIQQSLAELSEGRTTLVIAHRLATIKNADRIVVVTEEGISEQGRHQELVTAGGHYSRLHQAQFGAI; this is encoded by the coding sequence ATGCTTCGAGATTTTTTTTCATATTATCGTCCTTATAAGAATCTGTTCCTATTAGACTTCACCTGCGCTGTCGTCGCAGGGCTGCTGGAGCTGGGATTCCCGATTGCAGTCAACCAATTCGTGGACAAGCTGCTTCCCGGCAAGGACTGGTCACTAATCGCGATGGCCTGTGCCGCGCTGCTCGGAATATATATTTTGAACACGGTATTGAACTATATTGTTACTTACTGGGGACATATGTTAGGGGTTAACATCGAGACGGATATGCGTAAGAACATGTTCGAGCACTTACAGAAGCTGAGCTTCAAATTTTATGACAATCACAAGACCGGTCACTTAATGTCCCGCTTGTCGAATGATCTCGACAATATCGGGGAGGTCGCTCACCACGGGCCGGAGGATGTATTTATCGCGGGTATGACCTTGGTCGGTTCATTTCTGCTTATGCTGTCGATCAATTGGAAGCTGGCTGTGTTGACCTTCTTAGTTGTGCCCGTTCTCGTCTGGGCTGCGCTGCATTTCAATCGGCAGATGACGAAGACCTACCGTGGGCTGTTCGGGGCACTGGCAGATTTCAACTCCCGGGTTGAAGAGAATATTGGCGGCATTCGTGTCGTTCAGGCTTTTGCCAATGAAGAGCATGAGAATAAGCTGTTCGCCGAGAACAATGGACTCTATCGCCGTACGAAGCTGCGTGCTTATAAGATTATGGCTGGCAGCTTCTCCGTCAACTATATGCTGATACGGCTAGTCTCTTTATTCGTCATGATTTGCGGGACTTGGTTCGTTATTCGCGGCGAGCTGTCCTATGGGGAATTCGTTGGATTCTTGCTTCTAGCTAACGTCTTCGTTCGACCGATCGAGAAGATCAATGCGATCATTGAGAGTTATCCGAAAGGGATTGCCGGATTCAAGCGCTATATGGAGATCATGAATACGGAGCCAGATGTAGCGGATAAAGCGGACGCATTGGAAGTGGGGCAGTTAAAGGGAGATATCGCCTTCCAGAATGTGAGCTTTGGATACGACGGCAAAGACAGAGTGTTGAACAATATTAGTCTGAATATTCACGCTGGGGAGACCATCGCCTTTGTCGGGCCTTCCGGTGCTGGCAAGACAACGTTGTGCAGCCTGCTGCCACGGTTCTATGAGGTGGATGGGGGCCGGATTACAGTGGATGGCACAGATATCCGAGATGTTACCCTATCCTCATTACGCCGCAACATCGGGATCGTCCAGCAAGACGTATATTTATTCTCCGGCAGTATCCGCGAGAATATTGCTTACGGTAAACTAGGGGCCAGCGACGAAGAGATTTGGACGGCGGCGCGGCGCGCCCAGCTTGAGGATTTCATTGAAGCACAGCCCGAGGGAATGAATACCGTAATTGGGGAGCGCGGTGTGAAGCTCTCTGGCGGACAGAAGCAACGTCTGGCTATTGCCCGTATGTTCCTGAAGAATCCTCCAATTCTGATCCTGGACGAGGCTACCTCGGCACTGGATACGGAGACGGAGCTGGCGATCCAACAATCTCTTGCCGAATTATCGGAAGGGAGGACTACGCTCGTGATTGCGCATCGACTGGCAACGATCAAGAATGCCGATCGTATCGTCGTTGTAACGGAAGAGGGCATATCAGAGCAGGGACGTCATCAGGAGCTGGTGACCGCAGGCGGCCATTACAGCCGCCTGCACCAGGCACAATTTGGTGCTATTTAA
- a CDS encoding GNAT family N-acetyltransferase, protein MLRLNVDELQELQATCEQNDQIGLKLNWDMLLNPEEDNSLHLTEYRDGRLLAFLGKYIIGGNMEICGMVHPDFRRQGIFTRLLQSGITREEAVRYSSILLNTPAASASGQAFLKTVRCRYSFTENQMQYVAAENKLSNVRPGISLCPATPEDAESLSQLDADGFQCDYEQTLQDNIRLSPKDIAENELIIADGQTVGKIRVSRLEDRSWIYGFVIHSRYRGGGIGHAVLQQVIAREHAAGRSIWLDVAIENPAAMKLYETAGFQLRSAQDYFTYDRT, encoded by the coding sequence ATGTTGAGACTAAATGTAGATGAATTGCAAGAGTTGCAGGCGACCTGCGAACAAAATGATCAGATCGGCCTCAAGCTGAATTGGGATATGCTGCTTAATCCGGAGGAAGACAACAGCCTTCACCTCACAGAATATCGGGATGGACGGCTCCTTGCCTTCTTAGGCAAGTATATCATCGGCGGAAATATGGAGATTTGCGGGATGGTACATCCTGATTTCCGAAGACAAGGGATTTTCACAAGATTGCTGCAAAGTGGAATTACTAGAGAAGAAGCAGTAAGGTACTCTTCCATCTTGTTGAATACGCCAGCGGCATCTGCCTCAGGCCAAGCTTTCCTGAAGACTGTCAGATGTCGCTATTCCTTCACCGAAAACCAGATGCAATATGTTGCGGCGGAGAACAAACTGAGCAATGTGCGGCCAGGCATATCGCTGTGTCCTGCCACACCGGAAGATGCGGAATCGCTCAGCCAGCTGGACGCGGACGGCTTTCAGTGTGACTATGAACAGACGCTACAGGATAATATCCGGTTGAGCCCGAAGGACATCGCCGAGAACGAACTGATCATTGCTGATGGCCAGACCGTCGGCAAGATCCGCGTCTCGAGGCTAGAAGATCGGAGCTGGATCTATGGCTTCGTTATTCACTCCCGCTATAGAGGCGGAGGGATTGGACATGCTGTATTGCAGCAGGTTATCGCTCGGGAGCATGCCGCCGGGCGCAGCATATGGCTAGATGTCGCCATAGAAAACCCGGCTGCCATGAAGCTCTATGAGACAGCCGGGTTTCAGCTGCGCAGTGCGCAGGACTATTTTACTTATGATCGAACTTAA
- a CDS encoding ABC transporter ATP-binding protein, whose protein sequence is MEKNVVEMKGVSWRREGKTVLQQIDWTVQEGEHWALFGLNGSGKTTLLNLLCGYIWPTSGQISVLGHKFGEVDLRELRKSIGWVSSSLQERLHGNEKAQNLVVSGKFASIGLYEKPTEADYEQASALMEQLRCGHLLDRTYQTCSQGEKQKLLIARALMAAPRLLILDEAANGLDFISKEGLLDSISELAKQPDAPSMIYVTHHTEEILPIFSHSLLIRRGEIFAQGKTQEVLNSDQLSDFFEMSVDLNWNQGRAWLSRK, encoded by the coding sequence ATGGAGAAGAATGTTGTAGAGATGAAGGGTGTGAGCTGGCGGCGCGAAGGGAAGACGGTGCTGCAGCAAATCGATTGGACGGTACAAGAAGGAGAGCACTGGGCTTTATTTGGCCTCAATGGCTCAGGCAAGACTACTCTGCTTAATTTACTCTGCGGTTATATCTGGCCGACCAGCGGACAGATCAGCGTACTCGGCCATAAATTTGGCGAGGTAGATTTAAGAGAATTGCGCAAATCCATCGGCTGGGTCAGCTCTTCGCTACAAGAGCGGCTGCACGGGAATGAGAAAGCGCAAAATCTCGTTGTGAGCGGTAAATTTGCCTCCATTGGTCTTTATGAGAAGCCGACGGAGGCGGATTACGAACAAGCTTCAGCCCTCATGGAGCAATTGCGCTGTGGGCATTTGCTGGATCGCACTTACCAAACCTGTTCTCAAGGAGAGAAGCAGAAGCTGCTGATTGCCAGAGCTTTAATGGCGGCACCGCGTCTGCTTATTCTTGATGAAGCGGCAAATGGGCTTGATTTTATATCGAAGGAAGGCTTGCTTGACAGTATCAGTGAGCTGGCGAAGCAACCTGATGCCCCAAGCATGATTTATGTGACACACCATACGGAGGAAATTTTACCGATCTTCTCCCATTCCTTATTGATTCGGCGCGGAGAGATCTTTGCCCAGGGCAAGACGCAGGAAGTACTGAATAGCGACCAATTGTCCGATTTCTTCGAGATGTCGGTTGATCTGAATTGGAATCAAGGCCGTGCCTGGCTATCGCGAAAATAA
- a CDS encoding prohibitin family protein, with translation MEMGTNPGVKKPVKLRGLTGVIITVIIVGIIAMGSFTQVEFGHVGLYKTFGKLNSEVLSPGIHFKIPFIQSVIQVNTQVTKAETDTTASSKDLQPVSTHVAVNYSVNKVSAYNLMNNIGGAFDTIIINPAVQEIVKEVTARYQAEDLIAKRDVVAGEISELLTARLAKYDLIVNEINIVDFKFSDAFNQSIEAKQVAQQQALKASNDLKRVEIEAKQKIAQAQAEAESLKLKKQEVTPELIQLKQIEVQEKALEKWDGKLPSVTGGATPFIDIQSLTSK, from the coding sequence ATGGAGATGGGAACAAACCCTGGAGTGAAGAAGCCAGTCAAGCTACGAGGATTAACAGGTGTTATTATTACGGTCATTATTGTCGGAATTATTGCGATGGGCAGCTTTACGCAGGTAGAATTCGGCCATGTTGGGTTGTATAAAACATTTGGGAAATTGAATAGCGAAGTGTTGTCTCCAGGGATTCACTTCAAGATTCCGTTCATTCAGTCCGTCATTCAGGTGAACACCCAGGTGACCAAAGCGGAGACGGATACAACAGCTTCTTCAAAGGATTTGCAGCCAGTGTCAACACATGTTGCCGTCAACTATTCTGTAAATAAAGTGTCGGCCTACAATCTAATGAACAATATTGGAGGAGCCTTCGATACGATCATTATTAACCCGGCCGTACAGGAGATTGTCAAAGAGGTGACCGCGAGATATCAGGCCGAGGATCTGATTGCCAAGCGGGATGTCGTTGCTGGAGAGATTAGCGAACTGCTGACAGCCCGTCTCGCAAAGTACGATCTTATTGTCAATGAGATTAACATCGTCGACTTTAAATTTTCCGATGCTTTCAATCAGTCAATTGAAGCGAAGCAGGTAGCTCAGCAACAGGCACTCAAAGCCAGTAATGATCTGAAGCGGGTTGAGATCGAGGCTAAGCAGAAGATTGCCCAAGCCCAAGCCGAGGCGGAGTCTCTTAAGCTGAAGAAGCAGGAAGTTACGCCAGAGCTCATCCAATTGAAGCAGATCGAGGTTCAAGAGAAGGCGCTGGAGAAATGGGATGGGAAGCTTCCATCTGTAACAGGAGGAGCAACACCATTCATCGATATTCAATCGTTAACTAGCAAATAA
- a CDS encoding GerAB/ArcD/ProY family transporter, with product MKKITSLQIFTLYSMSMYTTFAAFIENPLADTSKYSSLLASLIGPFLAWLLIYPALKVSRARPDEFAVEYGHELVGKWPHTFFMALVIFTNIMLAAINIRQMSNFLLTEYLIGTPSWAVLLTFSLAIAYAVYSGVFTIFRAAQGIFLLSALSYFILPFLAAGELQVEMLPAFLTHLEPAQLGNGIFLNIAMFGEISFLFLLMPYMKTPKKAHKTILWAIVLSVFMNLSHLFVVLSAFGPEITANLSYPDLEITTFISTGSFLQTGDPILIILWLTSLFVKICFTVFMTTFCISQLTKVKDHRPFTLSLTAFITILSMIMIRTQTELNDLYSFKLPGLLIVCEILIPIIYWISYLIRSRSSKPGQQQT from the coding sequence ATGAAGAAAATTACTTCACTTCAGATTTTTACGTTGTACAGTATGTCGATGTATACGACTTTCGCGGCCTTTATCGAAAACCCTCTGGCCGATACCAGCAAATATTCCTCTCTCCTCGCCTCACTAATAGGCCCATTTCTGGCCTGGCTGCTGATCTACCCTGCCTTGAAAGTAAGCCGGGCCAGACCCGATGAATTTGCTGTCGAATACGGGCATGAACTGGTCGGCAAGTGGCCGCATACCTTTTTTATGGCTTTGGTGATATTTACCAATATAATGCTTGCCGCGATCAACATAAGACAAATGTCAAACTTCCTGCTCACGGAGTATTTAATCGGCACGCCGTCCTGGGCTGTTCTCCTCACCTTCAGTCTGGCTATAGCTTATGCTGTCTATTCCGGTGTGTTTACGATATTCCGGGCTGCACAGGGCATTTTTCTACTTAGTGCCCTGTCCTATTTTATTCTTCCGTTTCTGGCTGCTGGGGAGCTACAGGTAGAGATGTTACCGGCCTTCCTTACGCATCTTGAACCCGCTCAATTGGGGAATGGAATTTTTTTAAACATCGCCATGTTCGGCGAAATATCCTTCCTGTTCCTATTAATGCCTTATATGAAAACTCCGAAAAAAGCACATAAAACTATACTGTGGGCAATTGTACTCTCAGTTTTTATGAATTTGTCGCATTTATTCGTTGTATTGTCCGCCTTCGGACCCGAGATCACGGCAAATTTGTCTTACCCGGATCTGGAAATAACGACCTTCATTTCGACCGGTTCATTCCTGCAGACAGGTGACCCGATTCTGATCATCCTGTGGCTAACGAGCCTATTTGTCAAAATATGCTTCACGGTCTTCATGACCACGTTCTGCATCTCACAGCTTACTAAAGTCAAGGATCATCGACCTTTTACACTGTCTCTGACCGCCTTCATAACGATACTATCCATGATAATGATCAGGACTCAGACCGAACTGAATGATCTATATTCCTTCAAATTGCCCGGATTGCTAATCGTGTGTGAGATTCTAATACCTATCATCTATTGGATCTCCTATCTGATCCGTAGTCGTTCCTCTAAGCCCGGGCAGCAGCAAACATAA
- a CDS encoding Ger(x)C family spore germination protein: protein MKKWPARLYFTAPLLLLVLMLGGCWSSSELNNRVFPTIMTIDLLEDGHLEVSFGIPLPNRMVPSQTGGQSKGGGEPFTFISKKGKEIGQILRDLQLDTTRDIFFGQTRVIVVGSRFAEQGMDPIIDLISRQPNFHISANLFVTEDSVEDIKKSPAVGERFISTVLSKFIDEHLTLNTTVKDFLMAKKRTGDILIPRLSFKEFQNSDVVNPDKHLWARPDGAALFKNGKMVAGRHLSYDELRGALWITSQIDEAISSIKSPTDSKEITFRISDIKTKIKPMFNNNQISFQVKSRGAAYIFSSNSNLDIKNSEMLIKLRETLNKDLARLMHQTFQSTKQIKCDAFRLSDYLDWRYPKAWRQIQHQWDDYYADQLKIEIDVDITLNHTGTFYRSTER, encoded by the coding sequence ATGAAGAAATGGCCGGCTAGGCTATACTTTACTGCGCCGCTGCTATTGTTAGTGCTTATGTTGGGCGGATGCTGGTCATCCTCTGAGTTAAATAACAGGGTTTTTCCAACGATTATGACGATCGATCTGTTGGAGGACGGTCATCTGGAAGTCTCTTTCGGCATTCCTCTTCCCAACCGGATGGTCCCGAGCCAGACGGGGGGCCAAAGCAAGGGCGGCGGGGAGCCGTTCACCTTCATTTCTAAAAAGGGTAAAGAGATTGGACAAATTTTACGGGATCTTCAATTAGATACGACGAGAGATATCTTCTTCGGCCAGACACGTGTCATTGTCGTTGGTAGTCGTTTCGCAGAACAAGGAATGGATCCCATCATTGATTTAATCAGTCGACAGCCTAATTTTCATATTAGCGCCAACTTATTCGTAACCGAGGATTCGGTCGAGGATATTAAGAAATCTCCTGCGGTAGGCGAACGCTTCATCTCAACAGTTCTTAGCAAGTTTATTGACGAGCATCTGACACTCAATACAACGGTCAAGGATTTCTTAATGGCCAAGAAAAGGACCGGGGATATTCTAATACCACGGCTCAGCTTCAAAGAGTTCCAAAATAGCGATGTTGTTAATCCGGACAAACATCTCTGGGCCAGACCGGACGGTGCTGCATTATTCAAGAATGGCAAAATGGTCGCTGGCCGCCATCTGTCCTATGATGAGCTTAGGGGTGCTCTCTGGATCACATCACAAATTGATGAAGCTATATCTTCTATCAAATCCCCAACGGACAGTAAAGAGATAACATTTAGAATCAGCGATATTAAAACAAAGATAAAGCCTATGTTTAATAACAATCAAATCAGCTTTCAGGTCAAGAGCCGGGGAGCCGCATATATCTTCTCATCCAACTCGAATCTTGATATCAAGAATAGTGAGATGTTGATCAAACTGCGGGAAACATTAAATAAAGATCTGGCACGACTTATGCATCAAACATTTCAATCTACGAAACAGATAAAATGCGATGCTTTCCGGCTCAGCGACTACTTGGACTGGCGTTATCCAAAGGCATGGAGACAGATACAGCATCAATGGGATGACTATTATGCCGATCAACTAAAGATCGAAATCGATGTAGATATTACATTAAATCATACGGGGACTTTCTATCGCTCTACAGAACGATAG
- a CDS encoding spore germination protein: protein MWPWGRKRRVHDRNPKSSPSKSGQPPRTELPALETTDKYLKPRLDWFKQQFNNCSDVIFREFELSSGEGCAIIYLNGMIDQNSLQHFILHDLLTEASDSSNVYKTLFERRSLSVSHYTVTSDMNQCLTHILSSCASLLIDGDNRMINFEVASYTTRSIEETPNESIIRGSRESFIEDLPTNLTMLRRHLKTPALKTESIIIGKKTQTKLIISYIEGVCKPELVEEVKRRLSYIEIDGIVGTFYIEEFLKDNPYSPFPQVEYTERPDTVTASLLEGRIAIMMNGTPVCLVAPVTLSMLMQSADDYNIWFIAGSFIRLIRYFFFFVSLLLPSLYIAITTFHPQMIPFPLLVTIASSREIVPFPVIYEAFMMEIAFEALREASIRIPKSIGQAVSIIGALIIGTAAVQAGIVSAAMVIIVSLTGIASFIIPHYDLGIAIRILRFPTMILASLFGLYGIACALILIYIHLVNLQSFGIPYLSPLTPFIMEDQSDTLIRGPWTSMRTRSPLTSNNRHRVSKNARGWAKPKGENE from the coding sequence ATGTGGCCCTGGGGACGCAAAAGACGCGTTCATGATCGTAATCCAAAATCATCACCTTCCAAAAGCGGACAACCTCCACGTACAGAATTGCCTGCCCTAGAGACGACTGACAAGTACCTCAAACCACGTCTGGACTGGTTCAAGCAGCAATTTAACAATTGCTCGGACGTTATTTTTCGGGAATTTGAACTATCCTCTGGCGAGGGCTGCGCCATTATCTATCTCAATGGAATGATAGACCAGAACTCACTTCAGCACTTCATATTGCACGATCTATTAACTGAAGCATCGGACTCTTCAAATGTCTATAAGACTCTATTTGAACGCAGGTCCCTGTCCGTCTCACACTATACTGTTACTTCCGACATGAACCAATGTCTAACCCATATCCTTAGTTCCTGTGCCTCCCTGCTCATTGATGGGGATAACCGAATGATCAACTTTGAAGTGGCCTCTTATACGACTCGCTCCATCGAGGAGACACCGAATGAGTCCATTATCCGCGGTTCACGGGAATCTTTTATTGAGGATCTGCCAACCAATTTAACTATGCTGCGTCGGCATTTGAAAACACCGGCCCTCAAAACAGAGAGTATTATTATCGGCAAGAAGACCCAGACCAAACTAATCATCAGTTATATTGAAGGCGTATGTAAGCCAGAACTCGTAGAAGAGGTGAAACGGAGATTATCCTACATTGAGATAGATGGCATTGTAGGGACATTCTATATTGAGGAATTCCTTAAGGACAATCCTTACTCCCCTTTCCCTCAGGTTGAATATACGGAAAGACCGGATACCGTTACAGCCTCTCTGCTGGAGGGAAGAATAGCGATTATGATGAACGGAACTCCCGTCTGCCTGGTTGCGCCCGTTACTTTGTCTATGCTGATGCAATCGGCGGACGATTATAATATTTGGTTCATCGCTGGATCTTTTATTCGACTGATCCGTTATTTCTTCTTTTTTGTCTCCCTTCTGCTGCCGTCTCTATACATTGCAATCACTACATTTCATCCGCAGATGATTCCCTTTCCGCTGCTGGTTACAATCGCTTCCTCCCGGGAGATTGTACCCTTTCCGGTCATCTATGAAGCGTTCATGATGGAGATCGCCTTCGAGGCGCTGCGGGAAGCCTCGATCCGTATCCCTAAATCGATCGGTCAGGCAGTATCCATTATTGGCGCGCTCATTATCGGCACGGCTGCGGTACAAGCGGGAATCGTATCCGCTGCTATGGTGATCATCGTCTCGTTAACTGGCATTGCCTCGTTCATTATCCCGCATTATGATCTTGGAATTGCAATTAGGATACTTCGCTTCCCTACCATGATCTTAGCATCCTTGTTCGGACTTTACGGGATTGCCTGCGCCCTGATCTTAATCTACATTCACCTAGTTAATCTCCAATCATTTGGAATTCCTTATTTATCTCCATTGACGCCGTTTATTATGGAAGATCAGAGCGATACGTTGATAAGGGGACCCTGGACATCCATGCGTACCCGCTCTCCCCTTACCTCTAATAATCGTCATCGAGTTTCAAAGAATGCCCGCGGATGGGCCAAGCCGAAGGGTGAGAATGAATGA
- a CDS encoding HD-GYP domain-containing protein, which produces MKMHITDLKDGDRLQSDLFNRAGLHVLAKGTSVHKEEIALLYRQSIDYIDIEPRVDSTALFGLDRSGFSSRLQENFELTVKGYQSIFLEALTTGKFNQAMVDDKLQPMLEVIDEKKDVVSLLIYFGQDDVNIYNHSLQVGLLSYYIAYWLGYSQQECVDVSKAGYLHDIGKSRVPQEIRNQSHPLNDEEKVELRKHTRYGYEIIKDSMSDERIALAALQHHEREDGSGHPHGLYKDQIHPYAQIVAVANAYVDMTAPDENGNKLTLLTVLRKIYELGFGVLNERAVQVLTRNLMPNFIGKKVRLSNGETATIVWTNPSDIFRPLVQSEQNFYDLSTERNIEITDVFM; this is translated from the coding sequence ATGAAAATGCATATTACTGATCTCAAGGACGGGGACCGGTTACAATCCGATTTGTTCAATCGTGCCGGGCTCCACGTATTAGCGAAGGGAACGAGCGTACATAAAGAAGAAATTGCTCTTCTGTACAGGCAGAGCATCGACTATATCGATATCGAGCCGCGGGTTGATTCAACCGCTCTATTCGGGCTGGATCGCAGCGGATTCTCCAGCCGATTGCAAGAGAACTTCGAGCTCACGGTCAAGGGGTACCAGTCGATCTTTCTGGAGGCGTTGACTACCGGGAAATTCAATCAAGCGATGGTGGATGACAAGCTTCAGCCCATGCTTGAGGTTATAGATGAGAAGAAGGATGTCGTGTCCTTGTTGATTTATTTCGGGCAAGATGACGTCAATATTTATAATCATTCCTTACAAGTGGGACTCTTGTCTTATTACATCGCATATTGGTTAGGTTATTCCCAGCAAGAGTGTGTAGATGTCAGTAAAGCGGGGTATTTGCATGATATAGGCAAGAGCAGGGTACCGCAGGAAATTCGCAATCAGTCCCATCCTTTGAACGATGAGGAGAAGGTGGAGCTTCGAAAACATACGAGATACGGTTATGAGATTATCAAGGATTCGATGTCTGATGAACGGATCGCCTTGGCGGCCTTGCAGCATCATGAGCGGGAGGATGGCTCCGGCCATCCGCATGGATTGTACAAAGATCAAATCCATCCGTATGCTCAAATCGTGGCGGTAGCGAATGCTTACGTTGATATGACTGCCCCGGATGAGAACGGCAACAAGCTTACGTTATTGACGGTGCTTCGCAAAATATATGAACTTGGTTTCGGTGTATTGAATGAACGCGCAGTTCAAGTGCTGACCCGTAATCTGATGCCCAACTTTATTGGAAAGAAGGTACGACTCAGCAACGGGGAGACCGCAACCATTGTATGGACGAACCCTTCGGATATTTTCAGACCGTTAGTTCAATCTGAGCAGAATTTTTACGATTTATCCACGGAACGGAATATCGAGATTACAGATGTTTTTATGTAA
- a CDS encoding phosphatidylglycerol lysyltransferase domain-containing protein: MFYQTTPDYLPLYHENGYRFFKLGEEALVDLSSFTLRGKRNAALRAVHNRFEQEGFRFEVASPPHQEKLMERLKYISDQWLRGKKEKGFSIGWFDENYLQLAPLALIIDQENKVIAFASVAPVYDHDVTLSVDLMRHLPEVPNGTMDQLFISLFEFAREQGTIKRNLRPDGNPDIWLIRQMYLCLYCYSSWSACYHASRTNCGTKASGSI; this comes from the coding sequence GTGTTCTATCAGACGACTCCTGACTATTTGCCGCTCTACCATGAGAATGGGTACCGCTTCTTCAAGCTGGGCGAAGAAGCGCTAGTTGACTTGAGCAGCTTCACCTTGAGAGGCAAGCGAAATGCTGCACTTAGAGCGGTTCACAACCGCTTCGAACAAGAGGGCTTCCGGTTCGAGGTTGCATCTCCTCCCCATCAGGAGAAGCTGATGGAGAGGTTGAAATATATTTCAGATCAATGGCTTCGAGGGAAAAAAGAAAAAGGATTCTCGATCGGCTGGTTCGATGAGAATTACTTACAACTCGCTCCCCTTGCTCTGATTATCGATCAAGAAAATAAGGTTATCGCCTTCGCTTCCGTCGCTCCTGTCTACGACCATGACGTAACTCTGTCCGTAGACCTCATGCGCCATCTTCCTGAAGTTCCAAATGGAACCATGGATCAGCTGTTCATCAGTCTGTTCGAATTCGCCAGGGAACAAGGAACTATAAAGAGAAATTTACGCCCGGATGGGAACCCCGATATCTGGCTTATCCGACAAATGTATCTCTGCCTGTACTGCTACTCGAGTTGGTCAGCTTGTTATCACGCAAGCCGCACAAACTGCGGAACTAAAGCGAGCGGCTCCATCTAA